The following coding sequences lie in one Vibrio splendidus genomic window:
- a CDS encoding methyl-accepting chemotaxis protein, translating into MKLSDMSFKQKIIALLILPILGFLWLSVSAISKGVETTSEMSSLNQLTRLSVVYSELVHELQKERGMTAGFIGSQGTQFVSELRSQRTSADSRRDQRNEYWQSADIDLPQINRLNSEISQSLNQITTIRNRVDSQSIPLSEALGYYTKLNAKLLSVSALIAELSSDSTITTETIAYYNFLQGKERAGIERAVLNNTFSKNEFGPGMLVKFISLVTEQNTYFSNFEVLGNPDNVRFFEQQLNDRSVAEVEKLRDVAESKMSGFDVDPVYWFAQSTARIVQLKKTENQLADSLIALTDQKTQQAQSAMMGSITMFVVITLFATFVSFKAITDLTTRVKDLNLVLSKVRDDNDLTVRATYLGESELGQISSSLNETLEKFSQVIDNLSQSSLTLASAAEETAQTCQYNSNTLVEQQDQIGLIATATEELSATVNEVAAKTQQTATSAKMVDQQSQAGLSTVQHSYESIEILASEINGLAEKITHLHESSNNINSVIDVIKSVADQTNLLALNAAIEAARAGEQGRGFAVVADEVRTLAQRTQESTLEIEGFISSLQSDVQTAFNVIENSKKMSSRAVEDSREVEQTLQDISSAVSEIFSMTEQIATATEEQAVVTQDIAQNVVAVEQKSTESTTGATQIAATAKEQAELATSLKELSNTFKS; encoded by the coding sequence ATGAAATTATCCGATATGTCTTTTAAGCAAAAAATTATTGCTTTGCTTATTTTGCCGATCTTAGGGTTTCTATGGCTCAGTGTTTCTGCGATTTCAAAAGGCGTAGAAACGACGAGTGAAATGTCATCATTGAATCAACTGACACGCTTGTCGGTTGTTTACAGTGAATTGGTACATGAGTTGCAAAAAGAGCGAGGCATGACGGCTGGCTTTATCGGCTCTCAAGGCACTCAATTTGTGAGTGAATTACGTTCACAACGTACTAGTGCGGATAGTCGACGTGATCAGAGAAACGAATACTGGCAGTCGGCTGATATCGATCTGCCACAGATCAATCGCTTGAACAGTGAAATAAGCCAAAGCCTTAATCAAATAACCACGATTCGAAACCGAGTGGATTCTCAATCAATTCCACTCTCTGAGGCGTTAGGTTACTACACAAAACTGAATGCAAAACTGCTTAGTGTATCGGCTTTGATTGCGGAACTGAGCTCAGACTCGACGATTACTACTGAAACCATCGCTTACTACAATTTCTTGCAAGGTAAAGAGCGTGCGGGTATCGAGCGTGCTGTCCTCAACAACACCTTTTCTAAAAATGAATTTGGCCCAGGTATGTTGGTTAAATTCATCTCTTTGGTGACTGAGCAAAATACCTATTTCTCGAACTTTGAAGTTCTGGGTAACCCAGACAATGTTCGCTTTTTTGAACAACAATTGAATGACCGCTCGGTCGCGGAAGTCGAGAAGCTTCGTGATGTGGCTGAATCGAAAATGAGCGGATTTGATGTCGACCCTGTCTATTGGTTCGCGCAATCAACGGCGCGCATTGTTCAGCTGAAGAAGACCGAGAACCAACTGGCAGACTCTCTTATTGCATTGACTGATCAGAAAACTCAGCAAGCTCAATCAGCAATGATGGGCAGTATCACGATGTTTGTTGTGATTACTTTGTTTGCAACCTTTGTCAGTTTCAAAGCCATTACAGACCTAACCACTCGAGTCAAAGACCTGAATTTAGTGCTTTCAAAGGTTCGTGATGACAATGACCTAACGGTTCGCGCAACTTACTTGGGTGAGAGCGAGCTTGGTCAGATATCTTCATCGCTTAACGAAACGTTAGAGAAGTTCTCTCAGGTGATCGATAACTTGTCTCAATCAAGCTTAACACTCGCTTCGGCAGCAGAAGAGACGGCGCAAACTTGCCAATACAACTCCAATACATTAGTTGAGCAACAAGACCAAATTGGGCTGATTGCAACGGCAACTGAAGAGCTTTCGGCAACCGTGAATGAAGTCGCGGCTAAAACGCAGCAAACGGCAACTTCGGCGAAAATGGTGGACCAACAGTCACAAGCCGGCTTGAGCACAGTTCAACACTCTTATGAATCGATTGAAATCTTGGCATCTGAGATTAACGGCTTAGCTGAGAAAATTACCCACCTACACGAAAGCAGCAATAACATTAACAGCGTTATCGATGTGATTAAGTCGGTTGCTGATCAAACAAACTTGTTAGCACTAAACGCAGCGATCGAAGCGGCACGTGCAGGTGAACAAGGTCGTGGTTTCGCGGTGGTAGCTGATGAAGTTCGTACATTGGCTCAACGCACTCAAGAGTCGACGTTGGAAATTGAAGGCTTCATTAGTTCGCTACAGTCTGATGTTCAAACGGCGTTCAATGTGATTGAGAACAGTAAGAAAATGTCATCAAGAGCGGTTGAAGATTCGCGAGAAGTAGAACAAACGCTACAAGATATTTCTAGTGCTGTGAGCGAGATATTCAGCATGACAGAGCAGATTGCAACGGCAACAGAAGAGCAAGCGGTCGTGACACAAGACATTGCTCAGAACGTAGTGGCAGTTGAGCAGAAGTCGACCGAGTCGACGACGGGCGCAACGCAAATTGCAGCAACAGCCAAAGAACAAGCAGAATTGGCAACATCGCTGAAAGAGCTCTCGAATACGTTTAAGAGTTAG